Part of the Henckelia pumila isolate YLH828 chromosome 2, ASM3356847v2, whole genome shotgun sequence genome is shown below.
ttGAATCactccgaggaggaagccacttgggagaccgaggcagacaggaggactcgctacccggagttgttcgggtaagtacgttaatttcgaggacgaaattcaatttaagggggggagaattgtaacacccggaaaattttaatacgtaaattcgcatgcataattaaggaaaataattatttaaaatttaatttttgggttaaatgacatttatgtgatttatatgcatgatttaatttattttagcatttaacccgctattttagaatttatagattttttttaggattttatttaattgatcgcgtagacgggaccgtggacggacgagataccaaattttgagccaaaaatattttatgagttttacgagccttaaaatattatttttggatatttgtcaagaaaattttagtatttaattatatatttatttaagggtttatttttagccaaaattagtctccttattgacttttattaatttttaaaattagcctatttaataatttcgggatttggagatatcttatcagattattattattattagagagttttaattatatttttaggtATATTATCTAGAtgcttattattttaattattaacctagtattaaactaaaaaaaaaaaataaactccTACCCTACGTGAGTCTCCTTCAGCCGACACCATCAATCATCTTCCTCTATTCCTTATTTTCTCACGTTCCCACAGCAGCAACTcaagcctccatagccgatttatTCAAGGAAAAATTCGAGTTCTTCGTAGgtccgtcgtcccggagtcgttCACGCGGTCTAGCtttgttttaaaaatcaaaggcatgtttaactcctttctttaacaccatataagctattatgcatgaatgagattttttatttcagaatttaataGCCATGGTTCGAATTTATTGCAAGTATGAATGAATTATTGCATGTTTTGGTGAATTCATGATCATAACTCGTTTTTGTGCcttgcatggttcggtccagaggATAGGGCTCGAGTCAGTGGTGGGCTAGGGTCCTAGGAAGCCAGCCATGGTCGGTTTATGGGGCTGGAATGGGATATAACCGTGGCATTCAAGATCTGGTGCATAGATTGCGCAGATTTAGAGTTCCGGGAAAAAGAGTTCGTTCTCTTCACTCGGGCCACGGTTTGATGTGAGGTTTGATGTGTTAGAAACCCCTACGTGTTTAATAAGTCTAGGAATTTATTTCACAGTGATTGATGGTCGGAGAAAGCGGCACGATCGAAAGTCCCGGCGCTGCTCAGGTCTGCACGCGAGCCCAGGATAGGCGAACTTGCAgcggttcgttctccttcgttaggattccgttttggctggtttttggctttatggaaacgtcttgaagttttctaagtttttgcAAGAGGTTTTATGGTCTTTCATGGTCGGAGCTTCGAGAACGAACTGTTTTTCCGCAGCTGCTCGCGTCTGCGCGCTAGTGCAGAAGGGCTGGgttgcagagcttcgttctcactccatagtcgaTGGATTGGGCTGATTCTTAGCTTTTTGGAAAGGTCTCGAAGTGTGCTAGCCAGTGATGGTGGATCTCTGGCCATTGGGTGGCCGGAGATGTCCAGAAACAGGCTGCAAAgcctgctgctcgcgcagcggAGAGAGTAAGGGAAGGGGAATCGGGATGTGAGTCGGGGCTGGGTCTGGGCCGGGTCTTgggggtccgggttgggtctggtaggtctagggtcgggtcaggtggtccgggtcggatTAGGTGgaccgggctcgggtattttaaatttttaattaattaagagattaattgattttgggcttttaaaattaattagaaaattatttgggcctccaaataattttatttgggtttttaaattatttttaagttaacccaataattttatgggctcgtgggcccatagtaatttttgggccagtcagggaatttttgggccaggctagagttttattgggcttgtttaagttaatgggcttagatattttctttaggcccatttaagttgaatgaaatatttgggcttaaatgtaagattaatgggcctagatgagtgatcagcagtctggaccaacccatgaaaaataaataagtccggaatatatatttaattattttatgcatgaaattcatatttttagtatgagtatatttattatgaaaaaataaattaaatatatattacggacaaattttcagtgcatgcatccatgaaatttattatgaatattattatgtaaatgatgagcaataaaatattttgtggaaattgaagtatgtgtgacataggggtggttttccaccatatgattcgatagttttactaccataggggtggttatccaccatatgattcggtagtttactaccataggaggtgatttatcaccgccatcgtacgttggtttatgagactgatcagtcgacacatgagcgtcacacttatggataggaccatcttcaggtttcaaatgcattgctcaattatgttatgtatgatgaagaaagttatgatatatgtaagatttatgattcaacatttatgttatgaaaaatgtttccatgcatgctcatgtacatgtatatgtattagtatttacgtgatgcattatttttaaccttgttataaaggattagacatgttgagcccctaggctcactacgcttatatggtgcaggtgagcatgatgaatttgatgtagctcctaccggtggtgaggacgtatgagatcacggagcagtggaccccgtgaccgtcgcagtttttagtttattatgatttaattttgaaaacatgttttattttattattattccgcatGTGATATTTTTCAGTagagttatttattattttaaaatgatgcatgaaatatttttaagaatttatttatttaatatttttcttagattatttaatatttagcattttatttttatatacatatgtgtatgggcatgtatgtataatagtattattataaaaaaaaaaaaagtttttccgcatttattagtagtaggcgtttcataaATAGTGAGTTCTTGAGGCCATAATCAGCCAAAAGGATGCTTGAACTAGAGGTAGAGGGAAATGCAGCTTTGTACAGAACATTATAGTTACATAGAGCAACATGTCATCTTAGAATTTACATTCGTCGGTCAAGAATAActtcttaataaaattttaatcttcGTGtataacttttttaaaaaaattttatgtaaaatTAGCCACGCGATTCGTTATATGTTTTCTTTTATACGAGGACATCAATGTATGTTTTCTTTTGAATCTTGAAGACACTAGTCTTTCCTAAATAATATCAGGATATGTCTATGTTCTTCCAAGTTCACAATTAATTCTACACTTTAATTATCATTACTAATGTGTTTTTATCAAAATTGGTGTAAGTTTTCAATATTGTgtctaggggtgcaaacgaatcgaacctgttcgtgagctttacgagttcgctcgataaatatttgattcgtattcgagcttatcgaactcgagccgaattcgaacatgttcgaacttattGCCGAGCTCGAGGCGAAATTACTCtattcgatagttcgcgaatagttcgaaagccttaatatttaattaatataatataattatataatatatatatatatatttcgagctttcgaaccataatatccgaatagttcacgaataggttcgaatacttcgaaccgaactcgaacatcatttcgagccgaactcgagcccaaatatttgaaattatcgaacttcgaatcgagctcgaactcgaataaaTTGATATATAACTTAAATTTATTGCATtcattattattactattattattatttcaaaaaatacataataaaaaatataaattgttCACTCATCCATTTTGAGATGGAATTATTACAATGGGGCAACTTGTATTAAATGTAGAGACGAGACTTGCATACGATTCAATTAACTCGAGGCCAGTCAATTATTGTTGACTCATTTCATACTTAGCCCAAAGTACTGAATCTGCGCTAACATTCCATTTCCCAATCCCATGGATCTATCCTACATCACCCCACACACTTGCTGTCTAATTTCCCACTAAAATTATCAACTTTTTCCCTAATCGGTCAAGAAAATCATCATAACTCATAGGAATAATCGAGCATGTTTTGTTCCTTTGATTCTGAATAATGGGTCAGCATTTGCgacttttatgattttttttttccatttcaaGATTTACTTCTTTCGAGATGGATTTCAAGAACGAGAAGCAAGTGAGGTATGTCAGTTGTTTTTCATATGCGGCCTTTTTTGTTATTGTGTTCCTGTGTTTCAAGAGAAGTGGGGGTTGGTGGAATGTGGGAAATGTCCAAGTaatgttgagttgagttgagttgagttgagttgaaggCAGATCATATTCGTCCAAATATGGGATTTGTTTTTAATAGAACTGGATGAAGCCTAGTAATTTTTCTTGGTTTTCTAACTTCAAATCTTTTCATTTTTATAGATGCAGAATTTTTCTAAATCATTAGTCCAACTTGGTCTTAGTGTTTTCGCTTCAAAATATTCATCGTGTGATATTTCGTTTGCGTTTGCTGAGAAAATGAAtaggaaaaaattatatgtaagTACTGGATGTAGGATATCTACAATGAACTTATATAATTTCATATTTAAACTTCTGGGATGTAACCTTGTACGCTTGATCTAAAATTTTATGGTCTGCACTGCTCTCAGAGCTCTTTAATCTCCAGACTTTGGTTGAAGTAGCGTGGACACTCTAGCGGTTCAGTAAGATTTTCTCTGGGATGTCACTAGAAAAATTGTTTTGGTGATTTCTGCTGATTTTTCTTGATTCTCAGGTTTTACACTGATGAGAAGCAACGGATGAAATTCATGTCATGGGGACAAAACACTAGCTCTTCAGAATCCAAAAAATCATCCTCAACATATAAGTTTTCATTAAATTCTGGCAGTAAAAGCAAGATCAATAATCCCCTTAAGTTTGGAGATCTTAAGGTAGTTCCTGCGGATCATGAACCATGGCACAAGCATATACTTGACCCCGGGAGCGAGATTGTGCTAAACTGGAACAGGGTTTTCATAGTTTCTTGCTTGTTGGCTCTATTCATTGACCCTTTGTATTTTTACCTCCCTAGTATTGGAGGCAGCCAGAATTCTTGGTGTGTTAAGACAGATTTAAATCTGCGAATCTTTGTTACATGTTTCCGTACAATTGCCGATCTTTTTTATCTGTTGCATGTGGTGCTTAAGTTTAGGACGGCGTATGTGGCTCCTAGTTCACGTGTGTTTGGTAGAGGCGAGCTTGTTATGGATCCCAAGAAAATCGCCCTTAGATATATTAAATCAGACTTCTTTATTGATCTAGTGGCAACACTGCCTCTACCTCAGGTACTATAATTCATGTGTATGATATTCTCTTTTAAATATGTTCCCGACCTATGTTCCCTCTATTGTTCACTTTCTGAAATTAGCATGCTTTCACTTTTATATATGTAGATTGTCATATGGTTCATCATACCAGCAACAAGGAACAGTCGAACTAATCATAACAACAACGCCCTTGCATTGATTGTGCTTCTACAATATATTCCAAGGTTATATGTCATTTTCCCACTAAGTTCCCAAATTATTAAAGCAACGGGAGTCGTCACTAAAACTGCTTGGGCGGGGGCAGCCTACAATTTGCTACTCTACATGCTAGCTAGCCAtgtatgctagtctcaaacCGTGCAATTTTAGTTACGCCATTATTTCGCCATTAGTTACTCGATGTTTGTTTCACCAATGTCTTTATTATAGGTATTGGGTGCAGCATGGTATGTTTTATCAGTTGATCGATACTTGTCTTGCTGGAAATCAATATGCAAGAAAGAGGAAAGCCCTACAAAATGCTTTCTTGAATATCTGAACTGTGATGCTGGTGATAATGAACAGCAAAAGCGAAACGTTTGGATTAGTGGCACAAATGTTTTCAAAACTTGCAATCCTGATGAAAGCAGTTATTTCAATTTTGGAATATTCGAAAATGCTGTCAAAAAGCAAGTTGTTTCATCAAGTTTTGTCCAAAAGTATTTCTACTGCTTGTGGTGGGGCTTGCAAAACCTAAGGTGCCTTTTTCCCGGCCATCTCGTTTATTTAACTAGTGATCCCAATGACTGCTTTCAACTTTTGTTTCTGTAATTCTTGTTTATTTTTACTCAGTTCATACGGACAGAATCTGTCAACAAGCACGTTTATTGGGGAGACGTCGTTTTCCATACTCATTGCCATATTGGGTCTCATTCTGTTCGCGCATCTAATTGGAAATATGCAGGTAAACGAGAAGATTCAGCTGGTATTCCAACTTCAAATCTTTATATCTCATGTGAAACCCAACTCACATCAAACTGTTTCTTTATGTAGACATACCTCCAGTCTTTAACCTTAAGGCTTGAAGAATGGAGACTGAAACGAAGAGACACGGAGGAATGGATGAGGCATCGGCAACTACCCGAAGACTTGAGGAAACGTGTGAGTCGTTTTGTTCAGTACAAGTGGCTTGCAACTCGAGGAGTAGATGAAGAATCTATTTTGCTCGGTTTACCAGCTGATCTTCGTCGTGATATTCAACGCCACCTATGCTTGGACCTTGTCCGACGAGTATGATTCTTCTTATTCTCTTGCCATCTAGATTAAAAAAACCGGCGCTCTTATCTTACTGAACCTCATCTGTCAGGTTCCTTTTTTCTCGCCAATGGATGATCAACTGCTCGATGCAATATGCGAGCGCCTGGTCTCTTCCTTGAGCACTGAGGGCACCTACATTGTTCGCGAGGGTGATCCCGTGACCGAGATGCTCTTCATTATCCGAGGTAGGCTCGAGAGCTCGACTACAAATGGTGGCCGGACTGGTTTCTTTAATACCATTAATTTAAGACCTGGAGATTTCTGCGGAGAGGAGCTTCTTGCATGGGCCTTGCTCCCGAAATCAGCTCTAAACTTGCCTTCTTCAACCAGGACAGTGCGAGCCCTTGTTGAAGTTGAAGCATTTGCACTACGAGCCGAAGATCTCAAGTTTGTCGCGAATCAGTTTAGACGGCTACACAGCAAGAAGCTGCAGCACACGTTCCGGTTCTACTCCCACCATTGGCGGTCATGGGCAGCCTGCTTCGTACAAGCCGCATGGAGACGGTATACTAAGAGGAGAAAGATGGCTATGGATCTTGCTCGTTTGGAGGCGCTTAGGTTGGACAAGATGACAAAAGAAGAAGCTGAAGCCGGAGAACGGGTTCCGCCTGTTACTCAGCCAATATCATCAAATCTTGGGGTGACAATACTGGCTTCACGATTTGCAGCAAATACAAGGAGAGGAGTTCAGAAGATTAAAGATGTGGATTTGCCAAAACTACCCAAACCAGAGGAACCCGATTTTTCAGTAGACCAAGACAATTAGTTATATGTACCATCACAAGAAATATGCCAAATTGTAGAGGATGTCCCTGATTTTGTTTTAGTATGTCAAATGTTAGTTCTTTGATTATCAAACACATGTCTAACTTCTATAAAAATGTGAAGAGTCCACATGATCTAATGGTGCAGGAAAAAGGAGAGATACTTCTGTGTAATATGTACTAACCCGTAAACTTTGGATTTTATTTTATCCTACATATGATCATTGTATctcaattttaattattattcgAGGATACCTTCCCTCCTAAAATGCTTGACCACTACTCACGTAGTGTTTGGAAGAGATTTTTGGAAGCACCTCGGTTTTTTTTAACCAAACCAATTTTGAGTTTTACGATATTTGGCTCGTTAGTTCGTGAGtcattttttaaatgaaaaataatattttatttataaaatttacacttttatttgttacaaatatatgaaaatctattattagtaaaattacaaattttaataaaaatattatattttctttaatataaaatttagtttttatgaatatttaaattgaaatttataatttattaagtTCGTTTAGACTCGataaaaacttgaatattctcgtGAGCCATGactatatttattaaataaagttCGAGCTCGACTTGATTATAAACGAGTCAAGCCCAAACATTCAAGAGTTTGGCTCAGCTCGACTCGATTACATTCCTAGAAAATAGGTAGGTATGAAGTGACCAAAGGTTAATAAAAAACATTCACAATAtagaagaattaaataaattaattaaagcattatgtgtataatatatatttaaagaaCCTTTTTGCTTGAATTTAATTGAAATAATATGTAGACTGCAATATTCCAAAGACAATAGACTGCAATATGAAAATATCACaagtttatttttcaaaaaaagaaaataaaattataagttAAATAAGAATCATAGAAAATCTATAAAATTTTTGGATACGTATAGATTTttataatgttttaaaaaatcaaatttaaaacaacttgactttttaaaattatacaaAAGTCTAAATTGAAATATTGGATATCACTATAGTTTCATAGAGTTCATAAAAGTTTCTGGCGAATACCTCTAAACTTTTAAACTATATGAAaactattaaaaataattaatttttctaGATTGAATACACACCTCAGGTGTTTGGAATGATCGGATTTTGAAACGAAATTGGAATCTGATGATATTAGGATTAAATAGAAATTTTCATGgaactattttatttttatttttaaggggAAAAAAATATATCCACTGTGACATCGTGTGACTGAATCAAACTTTCGAATAAAACGTAGTTGGAGACAATCAGGTGGGTAATTAGAAAGTGACTGGGCTGGGCCCGACAAAGTAGTAAAAATCAGTGGTCCTGTTATTCAAAACTGTGGTCCAGCCCACATGAACTTCACGTCGACGGGACCATTTTCATAGCCCAATAATCAAATCTTTAATCGATTGCTACATTGGTTGGAATTTCAGCTAGGGGTGTCAAATTTTACACAAATCCCGACCCGTCCCGATTCCCAACTCGTTCCCGTCCCGAATTTTTTCCGTCCCGAACTTTTCCCGACCCGAATGGTCGGGATTTTTCCCGACCCGATCAATGTCgggatcgggatcgggataggcaacccttcccgacgggattcccgacccgacccgaatataaaaataatattttttaataatattttttaattaaaaaaataattttttttaaaattttatgttttaatattaatgttttataattatataccatataatttttttttatatttatcttttttaatattaacattgagttataaatttttattctattttttttattattatgaataattatatgtttttttattaataaagtagttgttttagtttatttgtaatgtactaaaaaaatgttttagttttttaatggttatatataaagaaattttaatttatttgtaatgtattaagatattttttgatttttttcataaatttttttcaaaaaaaatattttcatagaattttttttttaaaaaaaatattattcgggattaccctctcccgacccgacgggatcccgaatgttcgggatcccgaacattcgggtcccgatacttctcgggtgcgggatcgggagaaaaaaaatatctcaattcctatcgggacgggaatcgggtaagggggttacgggacgggtcccgacccgattcCACCCCTAATTTCAGCAGCAACAGTTGGCCGAAATAAATCAAAGAGAAATATTTGGACAAAACAAATAAATGAAAATGGGAACCAAGTGGAGTTGGGACCACAAGATAATGAGTTCGTATATTTTTATAGGGATATATACACCGCTAACGTGGCATCATTTACATCCAATAGGTGAACGCCACATCAGCAGGTGCGCATATAAGTGCACATGATAGGTGCTCACCatatcaaaactctatatatatatataattttaaattgattacggattaatttattaatttgaaaattattctacgtacaaaaaaaaaagtcaattcTCACCAATTTATTGAGTTGAGTTTATAACCGAACATTGGAATTTTAGAGATTTAATCCTTGCTAGCCAAAATTTTGGGATCTGAATCTTCTACTGTGGAGAAAAAAAGAGCACAAGGTACTGTGCATTGAAATAACTTCTTTAATTCATATCacagaattaaaaaataatatgctTAATTAATTACATACATGGAATATTGTAAATCAAGGTTATTTCAGTAAACAACACCAATGTTGTTTCTCTCTCCACAGCAGAGAAtctttttccaaaattttgacATACAAAATTTTCGGTTTGTATCAATacgattaattaaaattaaacattTTAGAGTTACTAAATTTTGATATATGCTAAGCTTTTTATATatgcataatttcgaaaataccatttcaatttcaaaaaattaaatcttcATATCTCACATTTCGCTTTACATTATATCTTTTCACTCACATtttcaactaaaaaaaattaataactactgattttaaatcataaagaaaaaattattttttttactggCCATACACATTGCTTGTACCAAAAATTTCTGATATATGTAACGTCCA
Proteins encoded:
- the LOC140885248 gene encoding cyclic nucleotide-gated ion channel 17-like isoform X2, with amino-acid sequence MDFKNEKQVRFYTDEKQRMKFMSWGQNTSSSESKKSSSTYKFSLNSGSKSKINNPLKFGDLKVVPADHEPWHKHILDPGSEIVLNWNRVFIVSCLLALFIDPLYFYLPSIGGSQNSWTAYVAPSSRVFGRGELVMDPKKIALRYIKSDFFIDLVATLPLPQIVIWFIIPATRNSRTNHNNNALALIVLLQYIPRLYVIFPLSSQIIKATGVVTKTAWAGAAYNLLLYMLASHVLGAAWYVLSVDRYLSCWKSICKKEESPTKCFLEYLNCDAGDNEQQKRNVWISGTNVFKTCNPDESSYFNFGIFENAVKKQVVSSSFVQKYFYCLWWGLQNLSSYGQNLSTSTFIGETSFSILIAILGLILFAHLIGNMQTYLQSLTLRLEEWRLKRRDTEEWMRHRQLPEDLRKRVSRFVQYKWLATRGVDEESILLGLPADLRRDIQRHLCLDLVRRVPFFSPMDDQLLDAICERLVSSLSTEGTYIVREGDPVTEMLFIIRGRLESSTTNGGRTGFFNTINLRPGDFCGEELLAWALLPKSALNLPSSTRTVRALVEVEAFALRAEDLKFVANQFRRLHSKKLQHTFRFYSHHWRSWAACFVQAAWRRYTKRRKMAMDLARLEALRLDKMTKEEAEAGERVPPVTQPISSNLGVTILASRFAANTRRGVQKIKDVDLPKLPKPEEPDFSVDQDN
- the LOC140885248 gene encoding cyclic nucleotide-gated ion channel 17-like isoform X1; its protein translation is MDFKNEKQVRFYTDEKQRMKFMSWGQNTSSSESKKSSSTYKFSLNSGSKSKINNPLKFGDLKVVPADHEPWHKHILDPGSEIVLNWNRVFIVSCLLALFIDPLYFYLPSIGGSQNSWCVKTDLNLRIFVTCFRTIADLFYLLHVVLKFRTAYVAPSSRVFGRGELVMDPKKIALRYIKSDFFIDLVATLPLPQIVIWFIIPATRNSRTNHNNNALALIVLLQYIPRLYVIFPLSSQIIKATGVVTKTAWAGAAYNLLLYMLASHVLGAAWYVLSVDRYLSCWKSICKKEESPTKCFLEYLNCDAGDNEQQKRNVWISGTNVFKTCNPDESSYFNFGIFENAVKKQVVSSSFVQKYFYCLWWGLQNLSSYGQNLSTSTFIGETSFSILIAILGLILFAHLIGNMQTYLQSLTLRLEEWRLKRRDTEEWMRHRQLPEDLRKRVSRFVQYKWLATRGVDEESILLGLPADLRRDIQRHLCLDLVRRVPFFSPMDDQLLDAICERLVSSLSTEGTYIVREGDPVTEMLFIIRGRLESSTTNGGRTGFFNTINLRPGDFCGEELLAWALLPKSALNLPSSTRTVRALVEVEAFALRAEDLKFVANQFRRLHSKKLQHTFRFYSHHWRSWAACFVQAAWRRYTKRRKMAMDLARLEALRLDKMTKEEAEAGERVPPVTQPISSNLGVTILASRFAANTRRGVQKIKDVDLPKLPKPEEPDFSVDQDN